The Candidatus Omnitrophota bacterium genomic sequence TCGAATGGATCACCAGGGAGATCACCGCCATCATCCCGCAGACGACCAGCAATTCGATAAGGGTGAAACCCCTCTTATTATTTTGTCTTGTTCTGGTCATATCTCGCATAGGCGGTCCGGGAAAACCCGACGCCCCTTATACCGGCTTTCCATTTGACATCCTGGGTTACCTGATACAGATATTCGCTTTCATCTGCCAGAAAATAACTTAAATCCAATTCAAAATCCTTCTTGCCGACGGTAAAATTACCTTCAGTCTCCAATATGGCATCCGGACCCGATGACTCCAACGCGTCCCGGGCAAGCCACATTTTTTCGTTCGCCTGCGGCAGGGCGTTCAAATAATTATCGCAGTATTTAAACGTATCCAGGCAAATGAACAAAGCCTGGTACACGCAGACCAGTCCGAAAGACAGGACCGCGGCTGTGACCATTATCTCCACCAGGGTGAAACCCCGCGATCTTTTATTCCCAGTTATTGACGTCATCGCTGCTCTCAATCCCGTCCCTGCCTAATGAATAAAGGTCGTAATCGTTGGTCCGGTGCTCTCCGGGATATCTGTATTTATATTCCCTGCCCCAGGGGTCGACGGGCTTCTTCTCCAGATACGGCCCATGCCAGGTATTGGAGCTGGCGGGCTTGTTCAACAAGGCGCCCAAGCCTTCTTCGTTAGTGGGGAATTCCCCGTTATCCAGTTCATAAAGCTTCAGGGCTGTGGCAATGTTGGATTGAATATCCACCTTGGCAGCTGTCGTCCGGGCCTGTTCGCCCCTGCCGGTAAACCTGGGCATAACCATTGCCGCCAGCGCGCCGATAATCATAACCACCAGCATAAGCTCGATCAAAGTAAACCCTTTTTTAGAATATGACATCTTCGCCTCCATTTTAAAGATCACCCGCTTTCAGCGACATACTTCACCCACTCGTCCTCGAACTCCTCAAGGCTGCGGATATGCGTATAATAGACCGAGAGTATCGCATCCTTAACCTCCTTGCCGTCGCGCAGCTGGCGGCAGAATTCGGCAAAAGATTCCGAGCCGTATTTATTGATCATAAACCCGGCCAGAGAAGCAGCCTGGATATAATAAGTGTTCACCAGTATTTCCCCGGTAAGGAACATTACCACCGGTTCGCCTTTTAAAGAGCGCGATTGGCGCATATACACATTATCCTTGGTCACTATATGCCGGACATCCAGCCCCATCATATCTTCCAGAGAGAGAAAAGAATTCTTGTTCAGCAAGTCCCTGGCGTAAGCGCTTAATTCCCCCCTCTTCTTCTCTTCTTCCCATTGGGCCACCCCCTCATCCAGCCAGAGAGGGATATCGCTTTTGAACCCGACAAAATCGCGGAAGATAAGATGCGCGATCTCATGCGGCAATA encodes the following:
- a CDS encoding prepilin-type N-terminal cleavage/methylation domain-containing protein, which gives rise to MTSITGNKRSRGFTLVEIMVTAAVLSFGLVCVYQALFICLDTFKYCDNYLNALPQANEKMWLARDALESSGPDAILETEGNFTVGKKDFELDLSYFLADESEYLYQVTQDVKWKAGIRGVGFSRTAYARYDQNKTK
- the gspG gene encoding type II secretion system major pseudopilin GspG; this encodes MSYSKKGFTLIELMLVVMIIGALAAMVMPRFTGRGEQARTTAAKVDIQSNIATALKLYELDNGEFPTNEEGLGALLNKPASSNTWHGPYLEKKPVDPWGREYKYRYPGEHRTNDYDLYSLGRDGIESSDDVNNWE